The following coding sequences lie in one Natronorubrum tibetense GA33 genomic window:
- a CDS encoding metal-dependent hydrolase: MLPWEHAAVAYLCYTGYARRAEGGPAAGWAVLVVLLASQLPDLIDKPLAWQVGLVPSGRSVAHSVFVGGPLAIGAVVVARRYGRPALGAAFAIGYLSHLLTDVIPTYPAAGWSLESVLWPVATNESAPEVMGTDTGAIEHTGQILFGAYPSLLAPEALIGLGLVGLAGLVWFADGRPGVRECWAVVRWPIDTLQPVVRREQ, translated from the coding sequence ATGTTGCCGTGGGAACACGCGGCGGTCGCGTATCTCTGTTACACGGGGTATGCCCGTCGGGCTGAGGGTGGACCGGCGGCGGGGTGGGCCGTCCTCGTCGTCCTCTTGGCCTCCCAGCTACCGGATCTGATCGACAAGCCGCTGGCGTGGCAGGTCGGCCTCGTCCCGAGCGGCCGGTCGGTCGCCCACTCGGTGTTCGTCGGCGGACCGCTCGCGATCGGTGCGGTCGTGGTCGCCCGGCGGTACGGACGGCCCGCGCTGGGGGCAGCGTTCGCGATCGGCTATCTCTCGCATCTGCTCACCGACGTTATTCCGACGTATCCGGCCGCCGGGTGGAGCCTCGAGAGTGTGCTATGGCCAGTAGCGACAAACGAATCGGCACCCGAAGTAATGGGGACGGACACCGGCGCGATCGAACACACCGGACAGATCCTGTTCGGTGCCTATCCATCGCTGCTCGCACCCGAGGCGCTAATCGGGCTCGGCCTTGTCGGGCTGGCGGGGCTCGTCTGGTTCGCCGATGGCCGGCCGGGCGTCCGCGAGTGCTGGGCAGTGGTTCGATGGCCGATCGACACGCTCCAACCCGTCGTCCGGCGAGAACAGTGA
- a CDS encoding DUF7342 family protein has protein sequence MDSGPDELQSAIENPFDEGSIEARLYNEILRRQSPFTIADLAARTECDPAGAREYIQSFVSLGVVIKHSGDPPTYERNDAYFEWDTVKALAQDHSLAELESRIESLLERIQTYQERYDADTPETVDQVTVDAKMSRASVDADLNDWTNTRAKLRRYKRARQIRLGRSESTCI, from the coding sequence ATGGACTCCGGACCGGACGAGTTGCAGTCGGCGATCGAAAACCCGTTCGACGAGGGCTCCATCGAGGCACGGTTGTACAACGAGATCCTCCGTAGGCAGTCACCGTTCACGATCGCTGACCTCGCTGCTCGTACCGAGTGTGATCCGGCCGGCGCTCGCGAGTACATCCAGTCCTTCGTCAGCCTCGGCGTTGTCATCAAACACAGCGGCGACCCACCCACATACGAGCGCAACGACGCATACTTCGAGTGGGACACTGTCAAAGCCCTCGCACAGGACCACTCGCTCGCCGAACTCGAGAGTCGCATCGAAAGCCTACTTGAGCGAATCCAGACGTATCAGGAACGATATGACGCCGATACGCCCGAGACCGTCGATCAGGTGACCGTGGACGCAAAGATGTCCAGGGCGTCTGTCGATGCGGACCTGAACGATTGGACGAACACTCGAGCGAAATTACGGCGCTATAAGCGGGCTCGACAGATTCGGTTGGGCCGGTCCGAATCGACTTGCATCTGA
- a CDS encoding sugar phosphate nucleotidyltransferase, protein MDAIVLAGGYATRLWPITKRRPKMFLPIGDTTVIDRIFEELEADVRIQDVYVSTNAAFAEEFNSHLADCPYEKPTLSVEETTHENEKLGVVGALAQLVEREELSEDTLVIAGDNYISFDVGDFIDHFESHGTPTIAAYDVGTPENATQYGVVDVEHGRVVDFEEKPDNPQSSLISIACYGFPAEALELLETYLENGNNPDEPGWFLQWLQDRESVYAFSFDGAWFDIGTPGSYLDAVCHYLEGDSSIASTARIENSQIGENVHVMGGAEVVDAELERAVVFPETTITDASVQNSILDGASVVEGIDLDGSVIGSHTKLRNQRSRERIEQSLEIV, encoded by the coding sequence ATGGACGCCATCGTCCTCGCAGGGGGGTACGCGACGCGACTCTGGCCGATCACGAAACGCCGGCCGAAGATGTTTCTCCCGATCGGCGACACCACGGTGATCGACCGGATCTTCGAGGAACTCGAGGCAGATGTCCGAATACAGGACGTCTACGTCTCGACGAACGCGGCTTTCGCAGAGGAGTTCAACTCCCACCTGGCCGATTGCCCATACGAAAAGCCTACGCTCTCAGTCGAAGAGACAACTCACGAAAACGAGAAACTCGGCGTTGTCGGTGCGCTCGCACAACTGGTCGAGCGCGAGGAACTCTCCGAGGACACGCTGGTCATTGCGGGTGACAACTACATCAGTTTCGACGTCGGCGATTTCATCGACCACTTCGAGTCTCACGGTACGCCAACAATCGCCGCCTACGATGTCGGCACGCCGGAGAACGCCACTCAGTACGGAGTCGTCGACGTTGAACACGGCCGTGTCGTCGACTTCGAGGAGAAACCCGACAACCCGCAGAGTTCGCTGATCTCGATTGCCTGCTACGGCTTCCCCGCCGAGGCACTCGAGCTCCTCGAGACGTACCTCGAGAACGGCAATAACCCGGACGAACCCGGCTGGTTCCTCCAGTGGCTCCAGGATCGCGAATCGGTGTACGCCTTTTCATTCGATGGTGCGTGGTTCGACATCGGGACGCCGGGGTCGTACCTCGACGCAGTCTGCCACTACCTCGAGGGTGACTCTTCGATTGCTTCCACTGCACGAATCGAGAACAGTCAGATCGGGGAGAATGTCCACGTGATGGGTGGCGCGGAAGTCGTCGATGCGGAGCTTGAGCGGGCCGTCGTCTTTCCGGAGACGACTATCACGGACGCGTCCGTCCAGAACAGCATCCTTGACGGGGCAAGTGTCGTCGAGGGGATCGATCTCGACGGTAGCGTAATCGGCTCCCACACGAAGCTCCGAAACCAGCGGTCACGGGAGCGAATCGAACAATCGCTTGAGATCGTGTAG
- a CDS encoding Rossmann-fold NAD(P)-binding domain-containing protein translates to MVISNFVSQDLNGKPPEICRSGEQIRGFTYVNDAVPVNRTLMRMGTGEEEVMNVDSTGTSDIRTLTEEIREAIDPELEIEYTEARTGDAKAAQADASRATELVCYEPRRSRRGIERFIEWYEANREWYEPLVLRS, encoded by the coding sequence ATGGTGATCTCGAACTTCGTCTCACAGGATCTGAATGGCAAGCCACCGGAGATCTGCCGCTCGGGCGAGCAGATCCGCGGTTTCACCTACGTCAACGACGCGGTCCCGGTGAACCGGACGCTGATGAGAATGGGGACAGGCGAAGAGGAGGTGATGAACGTCGACTCGACGGGGACCAGTGATATCCGGACTCTCACAGAGGAGATCCGAGAGGCGATCGATCCCGAACTGGAGATCGAGTACACCGAGGCGCGAACCGGCGACGCCAAGGCGGCCCAAGCCGACGCCTCAAGGGCCACCGAGCTGGTCTGCTACGAGCCACGACGATCCAGGAGGGGGATCGAGCGGTTCATCGAATGGTACGAGGCGAACCGAGAGTGGTACGAACCGCTGGTGTTGCGGTCGTGA
- a CDS encoding ABC transporter ATP-binding protein, protein MSSDATEEVSRREKIDALLDVARFDPKFSVIIVALGLLAAVLEGVGLSFIMPIIEIVQLDDPVAEADGMMAYFVLAYQTLGIPFTLGYVVVGVATVMTVRYTTSFFVAWFRAALTNYYIQNLQNRAYGKALDARVGYFDEEGSDDILNAIITETKYGARVIKNSVRFLEKLFLSAVYMLIALIISPLLTAIAIGILGFLTVFLRRVIEPGYELGDIVADANERRHGAAQAGTQGIREVRIYNLAQEMYADFTNAVGRYTTNKIKLRRNEAALKNFYNLGVAVSVFVLIFFALTLANLSVGALGVFLFAMYQLGPKVSALNEIFYKIENELAHLVRTQRFIQELERLEESNEATRKVPSEIRHVEFDDVQFSYNEDEQVLKGVDFEVEKGEFVAFVGQSGAGKSTIVSLLARLYPIDRGEIRGNQIPVSEMDIEEWRDRIAVVRQNPFIFNDTLRYNLTVGNRDATRAEIDRACQIAKVDEFIDELPKGYDTQLGDEGVRLSGGQKQRVSLARALLTDADLLVLDEATSDLDSHLEQEVQQAIEAMDRDYAMIAIAHRLSTVENADRIYTMDEGEITEVGSHEELIDNGEQYANLYAIQS, encoded by the coding sequence ATGTCATCGGATGCTACCGAAGAGGTTTCTCGCCGCGAAAAAATCGACGCGCTCCTTGACGTCGCCCGGTTCGATCCCAAGTTCTCGGTCATAATCGTCGCACTCGGACTGCTGGCTGCGGTACTGGAGGGGGTCGGGCTGAGCTTCATTATGCCGATTATCGAGATCGTTCAACTTGACGACCCCGTCGCGGAGGCCGACGGCATGATGGCGTATTTCGTGCTGGCCTATCAGACGCTCGGGATTCCGTTCACGCTCGGGTACGTGGTCGTGGGGGTTGCAACGGTGATGACGGTTCGATACACTACGAGCTTTTTCGTCGCGTGGTTCCGGGCCGCGCTGACAAACTACTACATCCAGAATCTACAGAATCGGGCATACGGGAAGGCACTAGACGCCCGTGTTGGGTATTTCGACGAGGAGGGATCGGACGACATTCTGAACGCGATTATCACGGAAACCAAATACGGAGCGCGGGTGATCAAAAATTCCGTGCGGTTCCTCGAGAAGCTGTTCTTGTCGGCGGTGTACATGTTGATCGCACTTATCATCTCGCCGCTGTTGACCGCGATCGCGATCGGTATTCTGGGATTCTTGACGGTGTTTCTCCGGCGAGTTATTGAACCGGGATACGAACTCGGTGACATCGTCGCGGATGCTAACGAACGGCGACACGGGGCAGCACAGGCAGGGACACAGGGGATCCGTGAAGTCAGGATCTACAACCTCGCTCAGGAAATGTACGCGGACTTCACCAATGCGGTGGGTCGCTACACCACAAACAAAATCAAGCTCAGGCGGAATGAGGCCGCGCTGAAGAACTTCTACAACCTCGGCGTCGCGGTGTCAGTATTCGTGTTGATCTTCTTCGCACTCACGCTGGCGAATCTATCAGTCGGGGCACTGGGTGTGTTCCTGTTCGCGATGTACCAGCTCGGTCCGAAAGTGAGTGCGCTGAACGAGATTTTTTACAAAATCGAAAACGAGCTCGCTCATCTGGTCCGGACCCAAAGATTCATTCAGGAACTGGAGCGGCTGGAAGAGTCGAACGAGGCGACGAGAAAAGTCCCAAGCGAGATCCGTCACGTCGAATTCGACGACGTCCAGTTCTCCTACAACGAGGACGAGCAGGTGTTGAAGGGAGTCGACTTCGAGGTTGAGAAGGGAGAGTTCGTCGCGTTCGTCGGGCAGTCAGGAGCCGGCAAATCGACGATCGTCTCGCTGTTGGCCAGGTTGTATCCGATCGACCGGGGTGAGATTCGAGGGAATCAGATTCCGGTCTCGGAGATGGATATTGAGGAATGGCGCGATCGGATCGCAGTCGTACGGCAGAATCCCTTTATTTTCAACGATACGTTGCGGTACAACCTGACGGTCGGGAACCGGGACGCCACGCGGGCCGAGATCGATCGGGCGTGTCAGATCGCGAAAGTTGACGAATTTATCGACGAGTTGCCAAAGGGCTACGACACGCAACTCGGCGATGAGGGCGTTCGACTGTCCGGCGGGCAGAAACAACGAGTGTCTCTGGCGCGGGCGCTGTTGACGGATGCGGATCTATTGGTGCTGGATGAGGCAACGAGCGACCTGGATTCACATCTGGAACAGGAGGTCCAGCAGGCGATTGAAGCGATGGATCGGGATTACGCGATGATTGCTATTGCGCACCGGTTGTCAACGGTGGAGAACGCCGATCGGATCTATACGATGGACGAGGGTGAGATTACGGAGGTTGGCTCACACGAGGAACTTATTGACAATGGGGAGCAGTATGCGAACCTGTATGCAATTCAATCGTAA
- a CDS encoding polysaccharide pyruvyl transferase family protein — MKDNIISYHGWVGHNNLGDEAIYRACEKLFPNYVLVPENHIEREVSLELFGGGTIWPPKELDFAEVPSAGVGVGVKQPSFYNRKRSTLDFGYYLGKSGLARVTKDTIGKRGRYILPDDFKKLRSVGQIGVRGPLSHKLLQDYNIESQITGDTALILEPSEYELMNNKKIAVTLRDGGKKWGGSNEYIDSVKEICKSRSDQYTFVFIPLKPDDIPLHIALARDIPNAKFKNYCTVPDVSGVIDEYATCELVIAERLHGSILGACSYTPFISIGYRGKNEDFAQSIDMGEFNVRIDRVTTRQLQELFDMASSDDLQSKLKSEVDKKRNTLRNFTRKIISQMSCMESPR; from the coding sequence ATGAAAGATAATATAATTTCTTATCATGGCTGGGTTGGACATAACAATTTGGGAGATGAAGCAATTTATCGCGCGTGTGAGAAATTATTCCCAAATTACGTTCTCGTCCCAGAGAATCACATTGAAAGAGAAGTCTCATTAGAACTCTTTGGCGGGGGGACAATATGGCCACCGAAGGAACTCGACTTTGCTGAAGTACCCTCCGCTGGTGTGGGTGTGGGTGTGAAACAACCTAGTTTCTACAATCGCAAACGTTCTACTCTTGATTTCGGTTACTACCTTGGGAAATCTGGCCTCGCAAGGGTGACTAAAGATACGATCGGTAAGAGAGGCCGTTATATATTACCCGACGATTTTAAAAAATTAAGGAGTGTGGGCCAAATAGGAGTTAGAGGCCCCTTATCGCACAAGTTACTTCAAGATTATAACATAGAATCACAAATAACAGGCGATACTGCGTTAATACTCGAACCAAGTGAATATGAACTGATGAATAACAAAAAGATTGCGGTGACACTCCGTGACGGTGGAAAAAAATGGGGAGGGTCTAACGAATATATAGACTCGGTCAAAGAAATCTGTAAGTCAAGGTCTGATCAGTACACCTTTGTATTCATTCCACTCAAGCCCGATGATATACCTCTCCATATTGCACTGGCGCGAGACATACCTAACGCAAAGTTCAAAAACTACTGTACGGTTCCAGACGTTAGTGGAGTTATTGATGAATACGCAACCTGTGAACTGGTGATTGCGGAACGACTACACGGTAGTATTCTTGGGGCCTGTTCATACACTCCGTTCATATCAATCGGTTATCGAGGAAAGAACGAAGACTTTGCTCAATCAATTGATATGGGTGAGTTCAATGTTCGAATTGATCGTGTTACCACCAGACAATTACAGGAGCTTTTTGATATGGCCTCTTCGGATGACCTCCAGTCCAAGTTGAAGTCAGAAGTCGACAAAAAAAGAAACACACTTCGTAATTTCACTCGAAAAATAATTAGCCAAATGTCTTGTATGGAATCTCCCCGATGA
- a CDS encoding asparagine synthase-related protein yields the protein MAGICGIIDSQYDFINDLTNSINTFDGQQQSIFCNDHLEIGYVDHSTEFDDQPVATKNVSIWCWGDILGHEYRGKYTCNPDDLTDAEYCGTLYENYGSNFIAGLNSEFSGIIYDHEHKTVSIFTDRLGSRPLYYTRATDGSVVFSSILQSLATHPEVDLKANPDFLSEFLTFTSVYGIYTPVKGIKKVPPASILTFDKNGDLINKCQYWWPVPANNKASFAEYREEFKHTFLNAVRERSDPNREQGLLLSGGADSRLILEILGEDTTSFHMNENLEGNNEAQTAKKVAQTAGSRFSFLKRDDEYYFRGFDKQNEVNSLSGFLHEAHAIGFADELQNQTENIFSGHYSDAILSDTYVPKREPMSDLSRHLYPLSRPKKVENSDEYISIIKEGELENIVFPSPI from the coding sequence ATGGCAGGTATTTGTGGGATCATAGATTCCCAATATGATTTTATCAATGACCTTACGAATTCAATCAATACTTTTGATGGTCAGCAGCAGTCAATATTTTGTAATGACCATCTAGAAATTGGATATGTAGACCATTCGACCGAATTTGATGATCAACCAGTAGCCACAAAAAACGTCTCAATATGGTGCTGGGGAGATATACTTGGACATGAATATAGAGGCAAATATACTTGCAATCCAGATGATTTAACTGATGCAGAATATTGTGGTACTCTCTACGAAAACTATGGGTCAAATTTTATTGCAGGGTTAAACAGTGAATTTTCAGGTATTATTTACGATCATGAGCACAAAACTGTTTCTATATTCACAGACAGGTTAGGTTCCCGCCCATTATATTATACGCGTGCCACGGACGGTTCTGTCGTTTTTTCTTCGATCCTACAATCGCTTGCTACACACCCGGAGGTAGATTTGAAAGCAAATCCAGATTTTCTTTCTGAATTTCTCACGTTCACCAGTGTATATGGTATCTATACGCCGGTAAAAGGGATTAAAAAGGTACCTCCAGCTTCAATTTTGACTTTTGATAAAAATGGTGACCTTATCAATAAGTGCCAATATTGGTGGCCAGTTCCAGCAAATAATAAAGCCTCGTTTGCAGAATATAGAGAGGAATTCAAGCACACATTCCTTAATGCAGTTCGTGAAAGATCCGATCCAAATCGTGAACAAGGCTTGTTATTAAGTGGTGGCGCTGACTCGAGACTTATTCTGGAAATCTTAGGAGAGGATACTACATCTTTCCATATGAACGAAAATTTGGAAGGAAATAATGAAGCTCAAACAGCCAAGAAGGTTGCACAAACAGCCGGATCCAGGTTCAGTTTTCTTAAGCGTGATGATGAGTATTATTTTAGAGGATTTGATAAACAAAACGAAGTTAACTCTTTGAGTGGATTTCTTCACGAGGCCCATGCTATAGGATTTGCTGACGAGTTACAAAACCAAACTGAAAATATATTTTCCGGACATTATAGCGATGCGATATTATCAGATACTTATGTACCCAAAAGGGAACCCATGTCAGACCTTAGTAGACATCTATATCCACTATCTCGGCCCAAAAAAGTTGAGAATTCTGATGAATACATTTCCATAATAAAAGAGGGGGAATTGGAGAATATAGTATTCCCATCCCCTATTTAG
- a CDS encoding glycosyltransferase, producing MDHRSDFTEPYKLLYVGALRHRKGADQLVEFLEQYNTQFDPPVELTVVGAGVAKTHLKRAAASHGVENNIRIEGHVPYEKLPALYAEHDLFVYLGRWDEPFGRVFLEALCTGTPVFATNVGAVAEIVGEAGYVTDKTDIRELAEELRLVLNSQTLGQMSDRTTENLFPYEPNQVIDQFDCLYRTLV from the coding sequence ATGGATCATCGTAGTGACTTCACGGAACCGTATAAGCTGTTATACGTCGGCGCATTACGCCACCGCAAAGGGGCCGACCAACTGGTTGAATTTCTTGAACAGTACAATACACAATTCGATCCTCCTGTAGAACTGACCGTCGTCGGTGCTGGTGTTGCGAAGACACACCTCAAGCGTGCGGCGGCTTCTCATGGTGTAGAAAATAATATTCGAATAGAAGGTCATGTCCCATACGAAAAACTCCCTGCTCTCTATGCGGAACATGACCTCTTCGTGTATTTAGGCCGCTGGGACGAACCATTCGGCCGGGTGTTTTTGGAGGCGTTATGCACGGGTACCCCAGTCTTCGCTACGAACGTTGGTGCTGTTGCTGAGATCGTCGGTGAAGCAGGATATGTGACCGACAAAACGGATATTCGAGAATTGGCTGAAGAATTGCGACTGGTTCTTAATTCGCAAACGCTCGGTCAGATGTCTGATCGGACAACGGAGAATTTATTTCCGTATGAACCGAATCAAGTGATTGATCAATTCGATTGTCTCTACCGAACGCTTGTATGA
- a CDS encoding glycosyltransferase family 61 protein, whose product MAAVLHRKSSVQNFYHWLIERLLTLRGVSHYQEQTGTSVSLIVTRDAPGFVYDFIDHLGFSDNEIIRWDGGPIRADKIVVPSWPELTASGLEWLRERMVASVPAQQNSVEYVYVSRQRTAQRKVTNFDEIEPILWSYDVEPIFLGDISLEEEINLLRSADGIVGPHGAGLTGMIWPDHTKVLELFNGVVIPPFYLMADLLGHQYESILGEPAEMERSRRHRNTYIAPEEFEERLAGFVNAD is encoded by the coding sequence GTGGCTGCGGTCCTCCATCGGAAAAGTTCAGTTCAGAATTTTTATCATTGGCTGATCGAACGTCTACTCACCCTCCGCGGTGTTTCACATTATCAGGAACAGACCGGGACCAGCGTAAGTCTCATTGTTACTCGAGATGCTCCTGGCTTCGTTTACGATTTTATTGACCACCTGGGATTCAGTGACAACGAAATCATACGTTGGGATGGAGGGCCGATCCGGGCAGATAAAATCGTCGTTCCCTCGTGGCCAGAACTCACTGCAAGCGGCTTAGAGTGGTTGCGCGAACGCATGGTAGCCTCGGTACCCGCTCAACAGAACTCAGTCGAATACGTCTACGTCTCTCGCCAACGAACTGCACAACGGAAGGTCACTAATTTCGACGAAATCGAACCTATTCTCTGGTCATACGATGTTGAGCCGATATTCTTGGGAGATATTTCTCTCGAGGAAGAAATAAACCTCCTGCGGTCTGCTGACGGAATTGTGGGGCCACACGGGGCGGGGCTTACTGGTATGATTTGGCCGGACCATACCAAAGTCCTCGAACTGTTCAATGGCGTTGTTATCCCTCCATTTTATTTGATGGCTGATCTCCTCGGCCATCAGTACGAATCAATTCTGGGGGAACCGGCGGAGATGGAGCGGTCACGGCGACACAGGAATACATATATCGCTCCTGAGGAGTTCGAGGAGCGGTTAGCCGGGTTTGTCAATGCCGATTAA
- a CDS encoding ATP-grasp fold amidoligase family protein, with translation MGKVERLQIWYEDERIVGILKAVWVTTIYLTPLFYVLERLLGEEFHEKLIRAPRLGYWPNISYPQSFNEKLLHRKLYTDDERYAMVADKWRVREYVNEKVGDEILNEVYHVTDDPRTIPFDELPEKFVIKANHGCGWNIFVEDREDANFDEIISQCEEWLDSTYGERRREYWYPEIEPKIIVESFIESDTQEVPRDYKFFVFNGRVEYVEVDFDRFNDHTRRFFNRDWEPQGFTLEFPLGPTAEEPSQLDEMIKIAEALGEDFDAIRVDLYQPTEDTILFGEITVAHGSGGEKFVPLEYDFKFGSFWKDPNQG, from the coding sequence ATGGGGAAGGTTGAACGGCTACAAATCTGGTACGAGGACGAGAGAATCGTGGGGATTCTGAAAGCGGTTTGGGTCACGACAATCTATCTCACCCCCCTATTCTATGTGCTAGAGCGTCTCCTTGGTGAGGAGTTCCACGAGAAGCTGATACGGGCCCCACGCCTTGGCTACTGGCCGAACATCTCCTATCCGCAAAGCTTCAACGAAAAGCTCCTTCATCGGAAGCTGTACACCGACGACGAACGGTACGCGATGGTCGCCGACAAGTGGCGCGTTCGAGAGTACGTCAATGAAAAGGTCGGCGACGAAATCCTCAACGAGGTCTACCATGTGACCGACGATCCCAGGACCATCCCGTTCGACGAACTGCCCGAGAAGTTCGTGATCAAGGCCAACCACGGCTGCGGTTGGAATATCTTCGTCGAGGACAGAGAAGACGCGAATTTCGACGAGATTATTTCTCAGTGCGAGGAGTGGCTCGACAGCACGTACGGGGAACGGAGACGCGAGTACTGGTATCCGGAAATCGAACCGAAGATAATTGTCGAAAGCTTCATCGAGAGCGACACACAGGAGGTCCCACGGGACTACAAGTTCTTCGTATTCAACGGTCGCGTCGAGTACGTAGAAGTCGACTTCGACCGGTTCAACGACCACACGAGGCGGTTCTTCAACAGAGACTGGGAACCGCAGGGTTTCACCCTCGAATTCCCGCTCGGTCCGACCGCGGAGGAACCGAGCCAGTTGGACGAGATGATCAAGATCGCCGAAGCGCTGGGCGAGGACTTCGATGCCATCCGGGTCGACCTCTACCAGCCGACCGAGGACACAATACTCTTCGGCGAAATAACGGTCGCTCACGGGTCCGGTGGGGAGAAGTTTGTCCCCTTGGAATACGACTTTAAGTTCGGGTCATTCTGGAAGGACCCAAATCAAGGATGA
- a CDS encoding glycosyltransferase family 4 protein: protein MKKLTYFINHIRYGGAEIGMVRLLAGLDEDEYDITIVTLKGSNEDLVDELPNHIEIIELGLNRNPSIRSIREFRKATTESDVFVSSLTPSAIIGPFFTRLCRSSNVYTWRHNSENQFWLKKLLYKLSYRISDGVLVDSDAAYEYMKEWGVSESKLSILPLSGVEMEKYPPVEHTQGSQIRIGTVARLVPEKGYPELIKCAEALPEYEFHVIGDGPLADEFKTQKPANVVYHGRVEQEELFRLWGTFNIYFQPSRYEGLCITAIEGMACGLPVIASRVGGLTESVVEGKTGYLVEQGDIEEYVRYLRKLAEDTELRSELGSAAAERVNDHYSQAALVEAFEHSIQEDI, encoded by the coding sequence ATGAAAAAGTTGACCTATTTTATCAATCACATCAGATATGGCGGGGCGGAGATTGGGATGGTGCGACTTCTTGCCGGATTAGACGAAGACGAGTACGACATCACAATTGTCACCCTCAAAGGTTCGAACGAGGACTTAGTCGATGAACTCCCGAATCACATCGAAATTATCGAACTGGGACTGAACAGAAATCCAAGCATTAGAAGCATCCGTGAGTTCAGAAAAGCCACAACTGAGTCAGATGTCTTTGTCTCTTCTCTCACTCCCTCAGCGATTATCGGCCCGTTCTTCACCCGATTATGTCGATCATCGAACGTATACACGTGGAGGCACAACAGCGAGAACCAGTTCTGGCTGAAAAAACTGCTCTACAAACTTTCATACCGGATTTCTGATGGTGTTCTCGTTGATTCCGATGCTGCATACGAATACATGAAAGAGTGGGGCGTAAGCGAGAGCAAACTCTCAATTTTACCCCTATCCGGGGTTGAAATGGAAAAATATCCGCCAGTCGAACACACTCAGGGAAGTCAAATCAGGATAGGAACCGTTGCGAGGTTAGTTCCAGAAAAAGGTTATCCGGAACTTATAAAATGTGCGGAAGCCCTCCCTGAGTACGAGTTCCACGTAATCGGGGATGGTCCTCTCGCAGACGAGTTCAAGACACAAAAGCCAGCCAATGTGGTCTATCACGGTCGAGTTGAGCAGGAGGAGTTGTTCCGACTGTGGGGAACCTTCAATATCTATTTCCAACCCTCTCGATACGAAGGGCTCTGTATTACTGCAATCGAAGGTATGGCCTGTGGTCTTCCAGTGATCGCGAGCCGGGTTGGAGGGCTCACAGAGTCCGTCGTAGAGGGGAAAACTGGATATCTCGTTGAGCAAGGGGATATAGAGGAGTACGTTAGATATCTTCGAAAACTAGCTGAAGATACGGAATTACGATCAGAACTCGGGAGTGCAGCAGCAGAGCGTGTCAACGATCATTACTCTCAAGCAGCACTCGTGGAAGCTTTCGAGCACTCTATTCAAGAAGATATTTGA